TATGGAAATGACAGTGATCCTTTAGATCCAACTTTAAATATTGAACAAGAGCAAAGATCTGCTTTGACTTATACACAACCTGGACTTGTAAATGCAGATGGTTCGGATCATGCAGAGCCAGTAGCTAATGTAGCAACGACAACGATTGATGTTACAAAAAATGGTGTAGATACTTCTGAAAATGATCAAAGTACTGCAATCCAAAAATTGATTGACGAGGCTGAAGTAGGAACAGAACTATATTTTCCTAATGGAACGTATACCATTGTTGAATATTTAAAAATGAAAGATGGAGTAAATCTTCGTGGAGAAAGTCGTGAAGGAACTATTTTTATGGCTACACCATCCGATTCTGGATATAATGATATGCTTATTCTGATGTTGGGTGTAGAAGATGTTGTTATTTCAGATATAACGATTACGGCAGATTTAGTTGTAGACTATGAAGTGGATCATACAGTTAATAATCCAAATGCTGATGGATTGAAAGTTCCCATCCGGATTAGAGATAGGGAAGGGTATCTAGATTTAGATACAGGTATTCAATTAAATAAACCTTCAAAAAATATTTTGATTAAAAATGTACTTATTGAAAAATATCAAACGATGGGGATTCGTGTTGAGAATAGTTCTGATGTTGTTATTGATGCAGCAATTTTCCAGAATGCGATGGACCTTGGTGGCGTTGGAGCTGGATACGGAGTATCGATTCAAGGCGCAGGTAATAACAGAGATCGTACAGGATTTAGCAATGATTCCAAGCATAATGTGGTTAAAAATAGTCAATTCATAGGACCTTACTTACGTCACGGCGTAATTCTACAATATTATACCCACAATAATGCTATTTATAATAATGTGCTAACGGAAACAAAATTGGATGCAATTGATATCCATGGTGAAGATGAGTATTTAAATGAAATTTATGGAAACACGATTAAAGATATAAAGACAGGTGCTGGAATTGCAGCAGGAAATACTGGAGCGACCCATGATAAATCAGGTCCAGGAAATTATATCCATGATAATACGATTTCTAATTCTCGTGAAGGGATAAAAATTCACTTAGGTACAGAAGATACCATTATTGAAAATAATACGATAATAGGATCAACAGTCCCTAATGCAAAAGGAATTTATTTACAGAATGCACCCGGAACGCGTGTAACAGGCAATACAATTAAAGATAATCAATCAGCAGGTTTCTATTCTGTTTATATGGATTACGATAACGGAACAGCTGCTACAGGGCAACAAGCGCGTGGTTTTGGTATTCCATATGACATCATTATAGAAGACAATACATTTGATAATAATACAAATGGTGTTTATATATCTTCTGGTAGAAAGATAGAATATGATAATAATACATTTACAAATATTTCTGATCAGAAAATAGTTGATACGAGAACAAAAGATTATAAAGAAAGCATGCTTCCTACAGAGATTCTTGATTTAACAAATTGGAAAATAAATACTGCAAGATATGATGAGAGCGGTACCAAACCAGTAGAAGTTAAACAACCAGAACTGGAAGAGTTCTTTGATGAAGATTTCTATTATGTGAATGCAGAACAAACGGGAGTTGTCTTTAATGCACCAGTAGATGGAGCTACAACGCCTAACTCTAATTATCCAAGAACGGAACTTCGTGAAATGAAAAACGGAGGAACAGAGCATGCTGATTGGTCAACTGCAGAAGGTAAACATACTATGGTGATTGATCAGATGGTTACCTCTTTACCAGCAGTTAAAAATGAAGTAACGGTTGGACAAATTCATGATGCGGATGATGATGTGGTTATGATTCGTTTGGAAGCTGAAAGATTGTTTGTTCAAGCAGAAGGTGTCGATCTTGGTACATTAGAATCAAACTATCAATTAGGAACTCGCTTCCAAGTTAAAATTGAAGCAATGAACAATATTGTTTACGTTTACTACAACGGTGAGTTAAAGGTCGAATATCCTGTAGAAAAACATGGAAATTATTTCAAAGCAGGTATGTATACGCAATCAAATCTTTCAAAAGGCGACATAAAAGGTGCATATGGTGAAGTAGTTATTTTTGGTGTTACTCTAGAACATGATTATGACAACGTACCGACAGAGCCAGAAAAAGAAATCGAACTTCCTGAAACAGATCCAACAGGAACAATCAATGCGGTAATGGATACGTTTATTGAGTTGACTGAAGAAGAAGATACAGACGGAGTCAAGCAACCCGTTGCGAACTCTGAACCAAAAAATTCAAGCAATCAATTAGAGCTGAAAACAAGTGGTTCACAGAAGTATATTCGTATGCCAATCATTCAATTTAATGTAGCTAATTATGATAAAGACGTAGCTTCAGCAGAACTTGTACTATCTAAAAAAAGTTTAGATAAACAAGATACAACCATTAGTGTATATGCAACAACTGAAGTATTACCTGAAGATATTACATGGGCGAACACAGAAGGATTAGGTGTAGATTCAAGAATAAATAAAGGAAATACTGATGTTTTAGACTGGCTAAAATCCATCCAGGCAGAAAAAGTTGGAGAAATGGAATTTGCATTAGATGAAAATATTATGGAACATAAAATGAATGTTTCCAAATTTGTAAACAAAGATTTGGAAGAAGAAAATATTACTTTTATTCTGTTAGATGAAGCAGGAGTAAATACATATTTAAAACTTTATTCGATGGAAGAAGAATACGCACCTACGTTAAACATTTGGGATACGGTAGGTGGAAGTGACGAAGATGAAAGTGAAGAAGGAAATCTTGGTGTAGCTGATGAAGAAGTGGATGCAACTCAAGATACATATATTGAATTATCATCAAAAGTTGGAAATTCAGAAACCTATAATGCAAAGAAAACGTTAGACTTAAAAACTAGTGGTGGGCAAACAACAATTAGAATGCCTATTATTGAATTTGACTTAATGAATTCTGAGTCTATCAAAGCAGGAAAGCTAGGACTATCCTTGGCAAGTTTAGATCAAGATATATCAGTAGCAGTGTATGCCACCAATCAATCATTACCAGCAGATATTACTTGGGAAAGTATAGAAGGGTTGAATAATGATTCAAGAGTAACGGAAAACAAAGGAAATACCGATGTTTTAGATTGGATTACTTCAGTTGGAGGAACAAAGGTTGGTAATATCGACTTTTTAGCGGCAGGAGCAACAGAATATACATTGGATGCTTCAGAAGTGCTGAACGAAGAGTTTAATGGGGATCAAGTAACCTTCATTTTAATTGATGAAGAAGCATCAAATGGTTACTTAAAACTTAACTCGATAGAGTCTGGTAATAGTGCAAAACTTAGCATATGGAATGCTGATCCTTCAGAAGAACCAGGAGAAGGAACACCAGAAGCAAAAAACTATACGCTAACATTCAAAGTAAAAGACGAAAATGATACCTACAATGAATTCCATACAGCTGACTATGAAGGTAGTGAAGAGGCAGCTTTAGAGCATGGAGAAGGTCTAGCAGCCAAATTTGCTGATAAATATGGGGAATATACCTATGAAGCAGTAGATAATGGTTTTGTATTTAACTTTGAAGGTTTAGAAATAGAAGTACCTGAAGTGGAAGTTTATACACTTACATTCAAAGTAAAGGATGAGGATGGAGTTTATAATGAATTCCACACGACAGACTATGAAAGTAATGAAGAAACAGCTTTAGAGTACGGTGAAAGTCTAGCAACTGAATTTGTTGCACTCTATGGAGAATATACGTATAAAGCAGTAGAGAATGGTTTTGTATTCAATTTTGAAGGATTAGAAATAGAAACCCCTGAAGTGGAACTCTATACGTTAACGTTCAAAGTAAAAGATGAGAGTGATGTTTACAATGAATTCTATGTAGTAAATTATGAAGGTAATGAAGAAACAGCACTTGATTATGGAGAAAAATTAGCAGTTAAATTTGCTGAAATTTATGGGGATTATATCTATGAAACAGCAGATAATGGCTTCGTATTCAATTTCGAAGCATTAGAAAATCAAGTACCTGAAGTAGAATATTCTACACTAACATTTAGAGTAAAAGACAAAAATGGAATTTATAATGAATTTTATGTAGTAGATTACGAAGCTAAGGAAGAGACAGCTTTAGCATATGGAGAAAAACTGGCCGTTTTATTTGCTGAAACAAATGGGGAGTATATGTATGAGGAAGTAGAGAATGGGTATGTGTTTAACTTTGAAGGACTAGAAGTTGAAAAATACACTCTAACTTTTAAAGTAAAAGACGAAAATGAAGATTACAATGAATTTTACACAGCAATTTATGAAGGTAGTGAGGAAGCAGCTTTAGAGTATGGAGAATCGCTAGCAATTCTGTTTGCAGAAGTAAATGGAGATTACAATTATGAACGAGTTGAGAATGGTTATATCTTTAATTTTGAAGGGTTAGAAATAGAAATACCAGAAGTGGAAATCTATACATTAACGTTCAAAGTAAAAAACAAAGATGGAATTTATAACGAATTCTATGTGTTTGATTACGAAGGAAGTGTAGAAAAAGCTTTAGAGTATGGAGAAACACTTGCAGATCTATTTGCTGAAACAAATGGAAAATATACGTCTGAAAAAGTAGAGAATGGGTATGTGTTTAACTTTGAAGGACAAAGTGCAGAAATTCCTTTAATACCACTAGAGCCAAGTATACCAGTTGACCCAGAAGATGATGTAGACCCAGATGGCGATACAGATCCAGAAGATGAAACAGACGCAGATGCAGATGACGAATCAAATATAGGTGGCGGAGCAGATATAGATGACGAATCAAATATAGGTGGCGGAGCAGATGCAGATGACAAATCAAATACAGGTGGCGAAGCAGATCTAGATGACGAGTCAGATACAAACGCAAGCTCTAATAAGAAACCAGAATCATCAGAGAAGCCTGGTAAAATAGAGGACAAAGAAAAACCAAGCAACTCTAAAGAGGAGTCATTACCTGAAACTGGAACAAAAAGAAATATCTATTCATTACTAGGAATGATGGTATTAGTTATTGGAGCAGCTATAGTTGTGTACAATAAAAAATCCTCAAAAGAATAAAGATTAAAATATTAGGCAGATGGTCTTGATGACGATCTGCCTTTTTTTATTTAAATTTTAATTACTAATTTGTTCTTCAAAAAATTCTTTTTTAATTTGGATGAACCGTGTGAAATCATTCAATAAAATAAATAGTGTTGCTCGATTTTCAAATTCTCGTCTTGTTTTAGGTAAGTCACTATTTCTAAAATCATTTAACAAATCTTGAATGTCTTTCCTTAAGTCGACTACGGGATTACTCTCATGTAGTTGATTTGCCGTTTGATGAAATAAATTTGCTAAGATCATATTTTGCTTTGTAGGTAAATAACAAACACTTAAATCAACCGACATCTCGGAAAGTATTTTTACTTGCTGTTGGCGCATGTGAATATAGTGAATCATATAATCTTCTTCTCGACTGAATAATTGGTTGTTGTGTTCCGTATAAGCTACTTTCTCTGCTTTTTTCAAATCATAATCCAGTTCTTTTATTAAAAGAGCTGCTCTTTCATTTGCAAATCCTTCTTTTAGAATAAGGCTGAACTCTGTTAAAATATTTTTCATTTTTTCTTCAATTTGATCTCTTGCATGTAGTAATTCAGTTTCTTTTGAAGGCATATATAAATTAAATATAATAGCAATTCCTGCACCAATAATCATTAAGGACAACTCATTTGCTAGCCATCCCACAGAAGTACTTTGTTCTAAGAGTAAGTGGGAGACAAGTACCGAACAAGGAGCAATACCTACTTCTACTTTCAGTTGATAGGCGAGTGGAATATAAATCAAAAGGTAGAGTCCAAAAACAAGGATCGTAAATCCGATTAATTGAAAAAGAATAGTTGCTAAAGTTAGAGCAAGAATAGTGGAACCAATCCTTTGTAGAGCAATTGTAACGGATGATTTTTTTGTATCTAGCACACTTAAAATAGCTATAATTCCTGCGGAGACACTATATTCTAGTTGGAAGGTTTGTGCTAGTAAAATAGCAATCGTCGTTGCAAAAGCTATTTTTATTGCACGTAAAGAAATAGTCATTTCTATCGCTCCTTCCTTTTTTAATTATAGATTTGTTTTGAAACAACGAGCATCCGATTAGATGCGTATTCCTTATTTAAATAGTCAAAATAAGTTCCTGGAGAAATAATTCCATTCATTTTATCAATCCCCGCTCCACCAATTACAAAATCAGCTAGTTTTACGCAGTTAGAACCTAGAACAAAATAAGTCTTAAATGTTCCTTTTTTAAATTTAAAGAATCGGGTGGGAGCAGCATGATTTAATTTTGCTGAATAGCTATCATCTTTTCCAGTATAAGCTGGAGGATTCCATGGTACTAGATCTTCTTTTATCAAATCTAAACGACTACGAACGGCTTCTTTTTGAGCATCCGTTAGACGAAGGCCAAATCCAAACAACGTTTTTTGACCTTGTTCAATAGCAAAAGGAATGTACTTCTCACGTTCAGTAACAAATAAAACCCCATCACCAATCGTATC
The Jeotgalibaca sp. MA1X17-3 genome window above contains:
- a CDS encoding polysaccharide lyase family 7 protein; its protein translation is MRQKIGRVLLVLMLMLSSFNFAALVHGEENKKRYDIVDVWASGDDGNVIENTLDNISSTRWASKADKEPQWAVYDLGEEKNVAKVGISFNNGDVRRTIFDIEVSNDKKEWVKLLDQTSTPEEKATNDLVGFDVKDTTARYVRFTGYGYEFYDESKGSGDWISIFDFHIYGNDSDPLDPTLNIEQEQRSALTYTQPGLVNADGSDHAEPVANVATTTIDVTKNGVDTSENDQSTAIQKLIDEAEVGTELYFPNGTYTIVEYLKMKDGVNLRGESREGTIFMATPSDSGYNDMLILMLGVEDVVISDITITADLVVDYEVDHTVNNPNADGLKVPIRIRDREGYLDLDTGIQLNKPSKNILIKNVLIEKYQTMGIRVENSSDVVIDAAIFQNAMDLGGVGAGYGVSIQGAGNNRDRTGFSNDSKHNVVKNSQFIGPYLRHGVILQYYTHNNAIYNNVLTETKLDAIDIHGEDEYLNEIYGNTIKDIKTGAGIAAGNTGATHDKSGPGNYIHDNTISNSREGIKIHLGTEDTIIENNTIIGSTVPNAKGIYLQNAPGTRVTGNTIKDNQSAGFYSVYMDYDNGTAATGQQARGFGIPYDIIIEDNTFDNNTNGVYISSGRKIEYDNNTFTNISDQKIVDTRTKDYKESMLPTEILDLTNWKINTARYDESGTKPVEVKQPELEEFFDEDFYYVNAEQTGVVFNAPVDGATTPNSNYPRTELREMKNGGTEHADWSTAEGKHTMVIDQMVTSLPAVKNEVTVGQIHDADDDVVMIRLEAERLFVQAEGVDLGTLESNYQLGTRFQVKIEAMNNIVYVYYNGELKVEYPVEKHGNYFKAGMYTQSNLSKGDIKGAYGEVVIFGVTLEHDYDNVPTEPEKEIELPETDPTGTINAVMDTFIELTEEEDTDGVKQPVANSEPKNSSNQLELKTSGSQKYIRMPIIQFNVANYDKDVASAELVLSKKSLDKQDTTISVYATTEVLPEDITWANTEGLGVDSRINKGNTDVLDWLKSIQAEKVGEMEFALDENIMEHKMNVSKFVNKDLEEENITFILLDEAGVNTYLKLYSMEEEYAPTLNIWDTVGGSDEDESEEGNLGVADEEVDATQDTYIELSSKVGNSETYNAKKTLDLKTSGGQTTIRMPIIEFDLMNSESIKAGKLGLSLASLDQDISVAVYATNQSLPADITWESIEGLNNDSRVTENKGNTDVLDWITSVGGTKVGNIDFLAAGATEYTLDASEVLNEEFNGDQVTFILIDEEASNGYLKLNSIESGNSAKLSIWNADPSEEPGEGTPEAKNYTLTFKVKDENDTYNEFHTADYEGSEEAALEHGEGLAAKFADKYGEYTYEAVDNGFVFNFEGLEIEVPEVEVYTLTFKVKDEDGVYNEFHTTDYESNEETALEYGESLATEFVALYGEYTYKAVENGFVFNFEGLEIETPEVELYTLTFKVKDESDVYNEFYVVNYEGNEETALDYGEKLAVKFAEIYGDYIYETADNGFVFNFEALENQVPEVEYSTLTFRVKDKNGIYNEFYVVDYEAKEETALAYGEKLAVLFAETNGEYMYEEVENGYVFNFEGLEVEKYTLTFKVKDENEDYNEFYTAIYEGSEEAALEYGESLAILFAEVNGDYNYERVENGYIFNFEGLEIEIPEVEIYTLTFKVKNKDGIYNEFYVFDYEGSVEKALEYGETLADLFAETNGKYTSEKVENGYVFNFEGQSAEIPLIPLEPSIPVDPEDDVDPDGDTDPEDETDADADDESNIGGGADIDDESNIGGGADADDKSNTGGEADLDDESDTNASSNKKPESSEKPGKIEDKEKPSNSKEESLPETGTKRNIYSLLGMMVLVIGAAIVVYNKKSSKE
- a CDS encoding aromatic acid exporter family protein — encoded protein: MTISLRAIKIAFATTIAILLAQTFQLEYSVSAGIIAILSVLDTKKSSVTIALQRIGSTILALTLATILFQLIGFTILVFGLYLLIYIPLAYQLKVEVGIAPCSVLVSHLLLEQSTSVGWLANELSLMIIGAGIAIIFNLYMPSKETELLHARDQIEEKMKNILTEFSLILKEGFANERAALLIKELDYDLKKAEKVAYTEHNNQLFSREEDYMIHYIHMRQQQVKILSEMSVDLSVCYLPTKQNMILANLFHQTANQLHESNPVVDLRKDIQDLLNDFRNSDLPKTRREFENRATLFILLNDFTRFIQIKKEFFEEQISN